A window from Citrus sinensis cultivar Valencia sweet orange chromosome 3, DVS_A1.0, whole genome shotgun sequence encodes these proteins:
- the LOC102620101 gene encoding uncharacterized protein At1g28695, whose protein sequence is MKEANSMRDPNPMKQLLCQMDYSKISLGNLFIVSLLFAGVLYICIWSPSRSNPLLPYQKPQRICPHTRLKTIKLPIDELELALEEAAMPNKTVIIAVVNRAYVEQSIKADTTMLDLFLESFWLGEGTRPLLDNLLIVAVDQTAYDRCLFKRLHCYRLLTDGVDFATEKVYMSQDFIKMMWRRTNLLLDVLKRGYSFIFTDTDVMWMRNPFMMLDKNESEDLQISVDEYNGDPRSQKNLINTGFYFIRSNNRTIDLFSKWYGMKDNSTGMKEQDVLLELMRKGIFKQLGMRVKFLDTQYFSGFCQDSKNIWSVTTVHSNCCRHIDAKVSDLKFVLRDWKRFTALKAKYPTMGRNKTMTYRWSPHNACKNSWKQEHNTSN, encoded by the exons ATGAAAGAAGCAAATAGCATGAGAGATCCAAATCCTATGAAACAGTTATTATGCCAGATGGATTATTCCAAAATATCTCTGGGAAATTTGTTCATCGTCTCTCTTCTCTTCGCAGGGGTCCTTTATATTTGCATCTGGTCTCCGTCGAGATCAAACCCTTTGTTACCGTACCAAAAACCCCAACGCATCTGCCCGCATACCAGACTC AAAACGATCAAGCTTCCGATAGATGAACTCGAATTGGCATTGGAAGAAGCGGCAATGCCGAACAAGACAGTTATAATCGCGGTGGTGAACCGGGCTTATGTGGAGCAAAGCATTAAGGCTGATACGACAATGCTGGATCTCTTCTTGGAGAGTTTTTGGTTAGGCGAAGGGACACGCCCGTTGCTCGATAATCTACTCATTGTCGCTGTCGATCAGACGGCCTATGATCGCTGCCTCTTTAAGCGTCTGCATTGTTACCGATTACTGACGGACGGCGTTGATTTCGCTACTGAGAAAGTTTACATGTCTCAAGATTTCATCAAGATGATGTGGAGGAGGACTAATTTATTGCTTGATGTTCTTAAACGTGGATACAGCTTCATCTTCacg GACACTGACGTGATGTGGATGAGGAATCCGTTTATGATGCTGGACAAAAACGAATCTGAAGATCTCCAAATCAGCGTTGACGAATACAACGGGGACCCGCGATCGcaaaagaatttaatcaaCACAGGCTTCTATTTCATCAGATCAAACAACAGAACCATCGATTTATTCAGCAAATGGTACGGCATGAAGGATAACTCCACGGGCATGAAAGAGCAAGACGTGCTGCTGGAGTTGATGAGAAAAGGCATCTTTAAGCAATTGGGCATGCGGGTTAAATTTCTGGACACACAGTATTTCAGTGGGTTCTGTCAGGATAGCAAAAATATTTGGTCTGTGACCACCGTGCATTCCAATTGTTGTCGTCATATCGATGCTAAAGTCAGTGATCTCAAGTTTGTTCTGCGTGACTGGAAGCGTTTCACGGCGCTGAAAGCTAAATACCCAACCATGGGTCGTAACAAAACCATGACCTATCGGTGGTCCCCGCACAACGCTTGTAAAAATTCCTGGAAACAGGAACACAACACTTCTAATTAG